AGGCAGCATTAATGCCGCAGCAACACCTTTAATCGCTGCCCATCCGACAAAAAACATTGTAACACTTGAACTTAATACTGCAGCAAATATTCCTATACCAAAAAGTGCAGCACCAATTACAAACAGTTTCTTTTTACCAACTATGTCCTGAAGTTTGGTACTGAACAGTATCAACGCAGCAGTGATAAGAGTACAAAACGACACAATCA
This genomic interval from Methanobrevibacter millerae contains the following:
- a CDS encoding MFS transporter, which codes for MNEKANESSWFPLIVVACASFIIVLDSFFMNVSISRIVVDLNADVSTIQMIVSFCTLITAALILFSTKLQDIVGKKKLFVIGAALFGIGIFAAVLSSSVTMFFVGWAAIKGVAAALMLP